From one Populus alba chromosome 17, ASM523922v2, whole genome shotgun sequence genomic stretch:
- the LOC118029155 gene encoding zinc-finger homeodomain protein 8 has protein sequence MDMTTTTTTPTNNNNTNTPTPKSPEAYTETPARIHDTKPLSFTNGVLKRHPPHHHHFSPSPIVITYKECLKNHAATIGGHALDGCGEFMPSPTATNTNPTSLKCAACGCHRNFHRREPEDSPPHTATTTTIEYQSHHRHHPLPPPQAQPLHNGSPNSASPPPISSSYYPSAPHMLLALSGGVSGLNENANINVPPPVGSSPRKRFRTKFSQSQKERMYQFAERVGWKMQKRDEDLVQEFCNEVGVDKGVLKVWMHNNKNSLGKKEHLNGNNNDILRSNNLENSNNSNNETNKNITNDNNNSSEGLNHHHNHHHFENESHVGVHVGANGSSSSS, from the coding sequence ATGGAcatgacaacaacaacaaccacccccaccaacaacaataacacAAACACTCCAACTCCAAAATCCCCAGAAGCATACACTGAAACACCAGCCCGGATCCATGACACAAAGCCCTTGTCTTTCACCAACGGTGTCCTCAAACGCCACCCTCCACACCACCACCACTTTTCACCATCTCCAATAGTCATAACCTACAAAGAATGCCTCAAGAACCACGCTGCGACCATAGGTGGCCATGCCCTAGATGGCTGTGGAGAATTCATGCCTTCTCCGACAGCCACTAACACTAACCCCACTTCTTTAAAATGTGCTGCTTGTGGCTGCCATCGTAATTTCCACCGTCGTGAACCTGAAGATTCCCCTCCTCACACCGCCACTACAACAACCATTGAGTACCAATCTCATCACCGTCACCACCCACTCCCACCACCACAAGCTCAACCTCTGCACAATGGAAGCCCCAACTCAGCTTCTCCTCCTCCGATCTCATCCTCGTACTACCCTTCAGCTCCTCACATGTTGCTAGCACTCTCTGGCGGCGTATCGGGTTTGAATGAGAATGCGAATATAAATGTTCCTCCTCCAGTTGGTTCTTCGCCGCGTAAGCGATTTAGGACAAAGTTCAGCCAGAGCCAGAAAGAGAGAATGTATCAGTTTGCAGAGAGGGTTGGATGGAAGATGCAAAAAAGAGATGAAGATTTGGTTCAAGAGTTTTGCAATGAAGTTGGGGTTGACAAAGGTGTGTTGAAAGTTTGGATGCATAACAACAAGAACAGCTTGGGTAAGAAAGAACACCTTAATGGgaataataatgatattcttAGGAGCAATAATCTTGAAAACtccaacaacagcaacaatgaGACCAACAAGAACATTACCAACGACAACAATAACAGCAGTGAAGGCTTGAACCATCACCACAACCATCACCACTTTGAGAATGAGAGTCATGTTGGAGTACATGTTGGAGCTAATGGGTCTTCCTCatcttcttaa